In Phoenix dactylifera cultivar Barhee BC4 chromosome 11, palm_55x_up_171113_PBpolish2nd_filt_p, whole genome shotgun sequence, the following are encoded in one genomic region:
- the LOC103709031 gene encoding WRKY transcription factor 22-like isoform X1 — MDVDNWDLQAVVRGCCLTRPSTDPFSSFPPLVLKEEQVDGGKDILFDFPDIMDTETSFHELEELCKPFFLKPHQQPLRQQPSLLSPQLSSPSQQQPRLPQRPVTDTPRSKKRNRKNQQKRVVCHVPADGLPCDLWAWRKYGQKPIKGSPYPRGYYRCSSSKGCLARKQVEKSQSDPAMLVVTYTAEHNHPLPTHRNSLAGCTRQKLPPPSSLVSTSPSASVSDRMTPSIPASSSVKDELLRQWKDMEEEEEEEVEEMLTVGDIEMAREEDVVFLGVEGLVEGTDVGAAKLPALSGFYADGGGLAEYFFATWLASNNAAAAAGGS, encoded by the exons ATGGACGTCGACAACTGGGATCTACAGGCAGTAGTAAGGGGATGCTGTTTGACAAGACCATCAAcagatcccttctcttcctTCCCCCCTCTTGTCCTAAAGGAGGAGCAGGTAGATGGAGGAAAGGACATTCTTTTTGACTTTCCAGACATCATGGACACAGAAACCTCTTTCCATGAGTTGGAGGAGCTCTGCAAGCCCTTCTTCCTCAAACCCCATCAGCAACCATTACGGCAGCAACCATCCCTGCTCTCCCCCCAGCTTAGTAGTCCTTCCCAACAACAGCCGAGGCTGCCTCAACGGCCAGTAACTGACACCCCTCGTTCCAAAAAAAG AAACAGGAAGAACCAGCAGAAGAGGGTGGTTTGCCATGTCCCCGCCGACGGCCTCCCTTGTGACCTGTGGGCTTGGCGTAAATACGGCCAGAAACCTATAAAAGGCTCTCCCTATCCCCG GGGATATTACAGGTGCAGCAGCTCGAAAGGGTGCTTGGCGAGGAAGCAGGTCGAGAAGAGCCAGAGTGACCCGGCGATGCTCGTCGTTACCTACACAGCCGAGCACAACCACCCCCTCCCTACCCACCGCAACTCCCTCGCCGGCTGCACCCGCCAGAAGCTGCCCCCTCCCTCGTCGCTTGTCTCCACCTCTCCGTCCGCCTCCGTTAGCGACCGGATGACACCCTCCATCCCCGCGTCGTCGTCCGTGAAGGACGAGCTCCTCCGGCAGTGGAAGGacatggaggaggaggaggaggaggaagtggAGGAGATGTTGACGGTGGGAGACATCGAGATGGCGCGAGAGGAGGACGTGGTCTTCTTGGGGGTGGAGGGGCTGGTGGAGGGCACGGACGTCGGCGCCGCCAAGTTGCCGGCCCTCTCGGGCTTCTACGCCGACGGAGGTGGCCTCGCGGAGTATTTCTTCGCCACCTGGCTGGCCTCCAACAACGCAGCAGCCGCAGCTGGTGGGAGTTGA
- the LOC103709031 gene encoding WRKY transcription factor 22-like isoform X2 — MDVDNWDLQAVVRGCCLTRPSTDPFSSFPPLVLKEEQVDGGKDILFDFPDIMDTETSFHELEELCKPFFLKPHQQPLRQQPSLLSPQLSSPSQQQPRLPQRPVTDTPRSKKRKNQQKRVVCHVPADGLPCDLWAWRKYGQKPIKGSPYPRGYYRCSSSKGCLARKQVEKSQSDPAMLVVTYTAEHNHPLPTHRNSLAGCTRQKLPPPSSLVSTSPSASVSDRMTPSIPASSSVKDELLRQWKDMEEEEEEEVEEMLTVGDIEMAREEDVVFLGVEGLVEGTDVGAAKLPALSGFYADGGGLAEYFFATWLASNNAAAAAGGS; from the exons ATGGACGTCGACAACTGGGATCTACAGGCAGTAGTAAGGGGATGCTGTTTGACAAGACCATCAAcagatcccttctcttcctTCCCCCCTCTTGTCCTAAAGGAGGAGCAGGTAGATGGAGGAAAGGACATTCTTTTTGACTTTCCAGACATCATGGACACAGAAACCTCTTTCCATGAGTTGGAGGAGCTCTGCAAGCCCTTCTTCCTCAAACCCCATCAGCAACCATTACGGCAGCAACCATCCCTGCTCTCCCCCCAGCTTAGTAGTCCTTCCCAACAACAGCCGAGGCTGCCTCAACGGCCAGTAACTGACACCCCTCGTTCCAAAAAAAG GAAGAACCAGCAGAAGAGGGTGGTTTGCCATGTCCCCGCCGACGGCCTCCCTTGTGACCTGTGGGCTTGGCGTAAATACGGCCAGAAACCTATAAAAGGCTCTCCCTATCCCCG GGGATATTACAGGTGCAGCAGCTCGAAAGGGTGCTTGGCGAGGAAGCAGGTCGAGAAGAGCCAGAGTGACCCGGCGATGCTCGTCGTTACCTACACAGCCGAGCACAACCACCCCCTCCCTACCCACCGCAACTCCCTCGCCGGCTGCACCCGCCAGAAGCTGCCCCCTCCCTCGTCGCTTGTCTCCACCTCTCCGTCCGCCTCCGTTAGCGACCGGATGACACCCTCCATCCCCGCGTCGTCGTCCGTGAAGGACGAGCTCCTCCGGCAGTGGAAGGacatggaggaggaggaggaggaggaagtggAGGAGATGTTGACGGTGGGAGACATCGAGATGGCGCGAGAGGAGGACGTGGTCTTCTTGGGGGTGGAGGGGCTGGTGGAGGGCACGGACGTCGGCGCCGCCAAGTTGCCGGCCCTCTCGGGCTTCTACGCCGACGGAGGTGGCCTCGCGGAGTATTTCTTCGCCACCTGGCTGGCCTCCAACAACGCAGCAGCCGCAGCTGGTGGGAGTTGA